A genomic window from Centroberyx gerrardi isolate f3 chromosome 14, fCenGer3.hap1.cur.20231027, whole genome shotgun sequence includes:
- the uxt gene encoding protein UXT — translation MAAAADSDMEQKVLQYENFIGDVLQRDLQRVLEQRDGVYEKISQYLQLKNTIESLQESGSQQLKTEVDLGCNFYVQAHVEDASRIFVAVGYGFFVEMNHDEALRFIDKKTSQLTAFTELLTKDSAKIKANIRMVLEGLRELQGLTELPDSRRREDL, via the exons ATGGCGGCGGCTGCTGACAGCGACATGGAGCAGAAGGTCCTGCAGTATGAAAACTTCATCGGTGACGTGCTGCAGAGAGACTTACA gaggGTGCTGGAGCAGAGAGACGGAGTTTATGAGAAAATCTCCCAGTATCTCCAGTTAAAAAACACCATAGAGAgtctgcag GAGTCTGGATCCCAGCAGCTGAAGACGGAGGTGGATCTGGGCTGTAACTTCTATGTCCAGGCTCATGT GGAGGATGCGTCCAGGATCTTCGTGGCGGTGGGTTATGGTTTCTTTGTGGAGATGAACCACGATGAAGCTCTGCGCTTCATCGACAAGAAGACCAGCCAGCTCACTGC CTTCACTGAGCTGCTGACCAAAGACTCTGCCAAGATCAAAGCCAACATCCGCATGGTGCTGGAG GGTCTGAGGGAGCTGCAGGGGCTGACAGAGCTGCcagacagcagaagaagagaagaccTCTAG
- the elk1 gene encoding ETS domain-containing protein Elk-1, translating to MKMDSNPLINAMDPSITLWQFLLHLLEDERQRHLISWTGEDGEFKLLDAEEVARLWGLRKNKHNMNYDKLSRALRYYYDKNIIKKVSGQKFVYKFVSHPDPSLPEGLRGGEEGPRRDNNDPNGQSKGLGGVATACPSKGLPQRSSPSSSQKSSRNDYMKSGLYSTFTIQSLQAAPNPRPIKTELLLTQEPAPKVDRTPREVCLLDSPSSQSAGGAVDSGLQVIVTQPSPCPTPALSPQIPASTTSQSQKPLPPPLSDPPQIYLTSVGDPSSLTPLIPLGPVGGAVGPVGSPHVSLGAQGPQQDECGGVSVPPSFPPHPHPPAHPPPPPVFVIINPPPAQQQAGVATPPSVAPPSAPAAAPPAAPPPIVIKEENLPSEEELLEMVSLEEKQVEEVPHLVCGSGEPGEPPLSIVESPPPPCMEPGVGGQHAGGEEGGEDTSVSAVTSSAVTPAVTSAPEVVPPKPKKPRGLELPSSPSLPPGLSLDKVNAAVNSLLAPGSATNTLTPTVITSHALTPVLLTPSPLPSTIHFWSTLSPIAPRSPAKLSFQFPTNGSNQIHIPALSVDGLSTPVVLSPGPQKP from the exons ATGAAGATGGACTCCAACCCGCTGATTAACG ccaTGGACCCGTCCATCACTCTGTGGCAGttcctgctccacctgctggaGGACGAGCGGCAGCGTCACCTGATCTCCTGGACGGGAGAGGACGGAGAGTTCAAGCTGCTGGACGCGGAGGAGGTGGCGAGGCTGTGGGGACTCCGCAAGAACAAACACAACATGAACTACGACAAGCTGAGCAGGGCGCTCAGATACTACTACGACAag AACATCATAAAGAAGGTGAGCGGTCAGAAGTTCGTCTATAAGTTCGTCAGTCATCCCGACCCGTCTCTGCCCGAGGGGCTGCGCGGCGGGGAGGAGGGGCCGAGGCGGGACAACAACGACCCCAACGGCCAATCCAAAGGCCTGGGGGGCGTGGCCACCGCCTGTCCGTCAAAGGGCTTACCCCAG CGCTCGTCGCCCAGCAGCTCTCAGAAAAGCTCCCGAAACGACTACATGAAGTCCGGCCTCTACTCCACCTTCACCATCCAATCACTGCAGGCCGCGCCCAATCCCCGGCCAATCAaaacagagctgctgctgacGCAAGAGCCCGCCCCCAAAGTTGACAGGACGcccagagag gtCTGTTTATTagactctccctcctcccagtcAGCAGGAGGCGCTGTGGATTCTGGTCTCCAGGTGATCGTCACTCAGCCGTCTCCCTGTCCGACTCCGGCCCTCAGCCCTCAGATACCAGCCAGCACCACCAGCCAATCACAG aagcccctcccccctcctctcagcGACCCTCCTCAGATCTATCTCACCAGCGTCGGGGACCCAtcctccctcacccccctcaTCCCCCTGGGTCCGGTCGGGGGGGCGGTGGGTCCGGTCGGCTCCCCCCACGTCTCCCTGGGCGCCCAGGGGCCCCAGCAGGACGAGTGCGGGGGAGTGAGCGTCCCCCCGAGCttcccccctcacccccaccctcccgCTCACCCTCCTCCGCCGCCCGTCTTCGTCATCATCAACCCGCCTCCCGCCCAGCAGCAGGCCGGCGTGGCCACGCCTCCCTCCGTCGCTCCTCCCTCCGCTCCGGCCGCCGCGCCTCCTGCCGCTCCTCCTCCCATCGTGATAAAGGAGGAGAACCTGCCGtcggaggaggagctgctggagatgGTGTcactggaggagaaacaggtggaggag GTTCCTCATCTGGTCTGCGGCTCAGGAGAACCGGGAGAACCCCCCCTCTCCATCGTGGagagccccccccctccctgcatGGAGCCGGGGGTCGGAGGTCAGCAtgctggaggggaggaggggggggagg atACCTCAGTCTctgcagtgacatcatcagcgGTGACCCCGGCGGTGACCTCTGCCCCGGAAGTGGTTCCTCCCAAACCGAAGAAGCCCCGGGGCCTGGagctgccctcctccccctccctcccccccggCCTCTCCCTGGACAAG GTTAATGCAGCTGTTAACAGTTTACTGGCTCCTGGATCTGCTACCAACACTCTGACCCCCACCGTCATCACCTCCCACGCTCTG actCCAGTCTTGTTGACTCCCAGTCCTCTTCCCTCCACCATCCACTTCTGGAGCACCCTGAGTCCCATCGCTCCTCGCTCCCCGGCCAAGCTCTCCTTCCAG ttccCTACCAACGGCAGTAACCAGATCCACATCCCGGCTCTGAGTGTGGACGGTCTCTCCACCCCGGTGGTTCTGTCCCCCGGACCCCAGAAGCCCTGA